A DNA window from Brenneria izadpanahii contains the following coding sequences:
- the actP gene encoding cation/acetate symporter ActP yields the protein MKIRFMLLSVSIALPSLTQAADALTGDVQRQPLNIQAIVMFLLFVSTTLYITYWASKRTRSRSDYYTAGGSITGFQNGLAIAGDYMSAASFLGISALVYTSGYDGLIYSLGFLVGWPIILFLIAERLRNLGRYTFADVASYRLNQRAIRSLSACGSLVVVALYLIAQMVGAGKLIELLFGLNYHIAVILVGILMVMYVMFGGMLATTWVQIIKAVLLLFGATFMAVMVMKSVNFSFNTLFQQAMDVHPKGAAIMRPGGLVSDPVSALSLGLGLMFGTAGLPHILMRFFTVSDAKEARKSVFFATGFMGYFYFLTFIIGFGAILLVSANPDFKDAAGALIGGNNMAAVHLADAVGGNFFLGFISAVAFATILAVVAGLTLAGASAVSHDLYSNVIKKGKATERDELKVSKMTVLALGLVAIALGILFENQNIAFMVGLAFSIAASCNFPIIILSMYWSKLTTRGATAGGWAGLLTAVILMILGPTVWVTILGHETPVYPYEYPALFSMLAAFIGIWLFSITDGSETGRQERARFHSQFVRSQTGVGASRSGAH from the coding sequence ATGAAAATACGCTTCATGCTACTGTCCGTATCGATCGCCTTACCTTCGCTGACCCAGGCGGCGGACGCCTTGACCGGCGATGTTCAGCGCCAGCCGCTGAACATTCAGGCCATCGTAATGTTCCTGCTGTTTGTCAGCACCACGCTGTATATCACCTACTGGGCGTCCAAGCGAACCCGATCCCGCAGCGACTACTATACCGCAGGCGGCAGCATTACCGGTTTCCAGAACGGGCTGGCGATCGCCGGCGACTATATGTCGGCGGCATCCTTTCTGGGGATCTCGGCGCTGGTTTACACCTCCGGCTATGACGGCCTGATCTATTCGCTCGGCTTTCTGGTCGGCTGGCCCATCATCCTGTTTCTGATTGCGGAGCGTCTGCGTAATCTGGGACGTTACACCTTCGCCGACGTAGCCTCTTACCGGCTCAATCAGCGCGCGATCCGCAGCCTGTCGGCCTGTGGTTCGCTGGTGGTGGTGGCGCTGTATCTTATCGCCCAGATGGTGGGCGCGGGCAAACTGATCGAATTGCTGTTCGGCCTGAACTACCACATCGCCGTCATTCTGGTCGGTATTCTGATGGTGATGTATGTCATGTTCGGCGGCATGCTGGCCACCACCTGGGTACAGATCATCAAAGCGGTGCTGCTGCTGTTCGGCGCAACCTTCATGGCCGTGATGGTGATGAAATCCGTCAACTTCAGCTTCAATACGCTGTTTCAGCAGGCGATGGACGTCCACCCGAAAGGCGCAGCCATCATGCGCCCCGGCGGATTGGTGTCCGATCCGGTATCCGCGCTCTCTCTCGGTCTGGGATTGATGTTCGGTACGGCGGGCCTGCCGCATATCCTGATGCGATTCTTCACCGTCAGCGATGCCAAAGAAGCGCGGAAAAGCGTCTTTTTCGCCACCGGGTTTATGGGGTACTTCTACTTCCTGACGTTTATTATCGGCTTTGGCGCTATCCTGCTGGTCAGCGCGAATCCTGACTTTAAAGATGCCGCCGGCGCGCTTATCGGCGGCAACAACATGGCGGCGGTTCACCTGGCGGATGCGGTGGGCGGCAACTTCTTCCTCGGCTTTATCTCCGCCGTCGCCTTTGCGACCATTCTGGCGGTGGTGGCCGGATTAACGCTGGCGGGGGCTTCGGCGGTTTCCCACGACCTCTACTCCAACGTGATCAAGAAAGGAAAAGCCACCGAACGCGATGAGCTGAAAGTCTCGAAAATGACCGTACTGGCGCTGGGTCTGGTCGCCATCGCGCTTGGCATTCTGTTTGAGAATCAGAATATCGCCTTTATGGTGGGTCTGGCCTTTTCCATCGCCGCCAGTTGCAACTTCCCCATCATTATCCTTTCCATGTACTGGTCGAAACTCACCACGCGCGGGGCAACGGCGGGCGGCTGGGCCGGGCTGCTGACGGCCGTCATTCTGATGATCCTGGGACCGACGGTATGGGTAACCATCCTCGGCCATGAGACGCCGGTTTATCCCTATGAGTATCCGGCGCTGTTCTCCATGCTGGCGGCCTTTATCGGTATCTGGCTGTTCTCGATAACGGACGGCTCCGAGACGGGGCGGCAAGAGCGTGCGCGTTTCCATTCCCAGTTTGTCCGCTCGCAAACCGGGGTTGGCGCATCGCGCAGCGGCGCCCATTAA
- a CDS encoding oligogalacturonate lyase family protein: MKKVERATLGGDGTENTSVPREWRDEATGRKIIRLSELAGTSSLYFHQNAFSRDGQLMVVTTPAGIAVIDMRTRRNTLILPRPAAEILMVGRRTSRLWYIDEIDGQRVVCSLHLLTGEMARHYRLTPSETVCALNADETLLLGSETAQNKAFNDVFASAVSDAAGGNANPQGEWMVASEMYHPHTGRPLTFAEQKEVHINQRLEQRLPMTLFVIDVASGMRRDVHHATDWLNHLQFSPADPNQILFCHEGPWHKVDRIWTIRTDGSALTKIHTRAMNMEIAGHEFFSADGNTIWYDLQTPRGEVFWLAGYELHSGRRQWYALDRDSWSVHFNISYDGKYFAGDGGDEEMVAHAKNGKWISLFVPEAIPDVAGISAANADSLIAPGVLRRQRLVDMSAHDYRLEPNLAFTPDGNYLVFRSNMHGEVHTYAVALNEANCRR; this comes from the coding sequence ATGAAAAAAGTAGAGCGAGCGACGTTGGGCGGAGACGGAACGGAAAACACCTCCGTCCCGCGCGAATGGCGCGATGAGGCGACCGGAAGAAAAATTATTCGGCTGTCGGAACTGGCTGGGACGTCGTCACTGTATTTCCATCAAAATGCGTTTAGCCGCGATGGTCAATTAATGGTGGTGACGACGCCGGCGGGGATCGCCGTCATTGATATGCGAACGCGGCGCAATACGCTGATTTTGCCTCGCCCGGCGGCGGAGATTTTGATGGTGGGCAGACGGACTTCCCGGTTGTGGTATATCGATGAGATTGACGGCCAGCGGGTGGTCTGTTCCCTGCACCTGCTGACCGGTGAGATGGCGCGGCACTACCGGTTGACGCCTTCAGAAACGGTGTGCGCCCTGAATGCTGATGAAACGCTGCTGCTGGGAAGCGAAACCGCGCAAAACAAGGCGTTCAATGATGTGTTCGCCTCCGCCGTGTCCGACGCGGCCGGCGGTAACGCCAATCCGCAGGGGGAGTGGATGGTCGCCTCTGAGATGTATCATCCGCATACCGGGCGGCCGTTGACCTTTGCCGAACAAAAAGAGGTTCATATCAATCAGCGGCTGGAACAGCGTCTGCCGATGACCCTATTCGTGATTGATGTGGCGTCGGGGATGCGCAGGGATGTTCATCACGCCACCGACTGGCTTAACCATTTACAGTTTTCTCCCGCCGATCCCAACCAGATTCTGTTCTGTCACGAGGGGCCGTGGCATAAGGTGGATCGCATCTGGACAATTCGTACCGATGGTTCGGCGTTGACCAAAATCCACACGCGCGCCATGAATATGGAAATTGCCGGGCATGAATTTTTCAGCGCCGACGGCAACACGATATGGTATGACCTGCAAACGCCGCGCGGCGAGGTGTTCTGGCTGGCGGGCTATGAGCTGCATAGCGGCAGGCGTCAGTGGTATGCGCTGGATCGCGATAGCTGGTCGGTACATTTTAATATTTCCTATGATGGTAAATATTTTGCCGGCGATGGCGGCGATGAGGAGATGGTGGCGCACGCTAAAAACGGCAAGTGGATTTCATTGTTTGTACCGGAAGCGATACCGGATGTCGCCGGCATTTCCGCCGCTAATGCGGATAGCTTAATCGCTCCGGGCGTACTGCGCCGCCAGCGGCTGGTGGATATGTCCGCTCATGATTACCGTCTGGAGCCTAACCTCGCTTTTACGCCGGACGGCAACTATCTGGTATTCCGTTCCAATATGCATGGCGAGGTTCATACCTATGCGGTAGCGCTTAATGAAGCGAATTGCCGCCGGTAA
- a CDS encoding MFS transporter: MPEIIRRITLKNYFGVSSVNIFIAATQNVLSAWLMYYYTTYAGLSIMAVGTLFAVSKLAGAFFSLFFGDFSDKFGQTRLGKKFGRRRFWLLMIIPVHTILFPLVWLPGMGVAYYYVVYILYNCVLRIPQIIIPTLTTEMTTDSTVRAKIEGMKQAIGAIATTAISALPGVMFLWFGKDMAAFTWTMIVCNVLACVALLLQYLWSFERPAEELHFVSGAGAWQEMKMIFRDLGSTLRVKAFRQLLAMFIAQISERTISGYVNTYFIIFVMMMSPTVVAGANSVAYLLGLLFLSFFMWYTIKTDGARSFRLGAYVTIAVFAAFACLAIVRPPHAEIWLIALTIILNFGKTGIANASFYLMSFIPDVDEIVTRERREALFSGVFNFVDTVIQALIMFALGVVLSATGFQQGVDVQPELTIDSIVVIYTIVPSCLGLWGIIVSWRFRLNRDNHLLILQETSRLKKGGHKAQVDPQTRAAVEELTGLPYEQCWRSAASGHLPEPAERSI; this comes from the coding sequence ATGCCGGAAATAATAAGACGTATTACCTTAAAAAATTACTTTGGCGTCTCTTCGGTCAATATTTTTATTGCCGCAACGCAGAATGTGCTGTCCGCCTGGTTGATGTATTATTACACCACCTACGCCGGATTATCGATTATGGCCGTAGGTACGCTGTTTGCCGTTAGTAAATTGGCTGGCGCTTTTTTCTCGCTATTTTTCGGTGATTTTTCCGATAAATTCGGCCAAACCAGGCTGGGGAAAAAATTTGGCCGCCGTCGGTTTTGGTTATTAATGATTATCCCCGTTCATACCATTTTATTCCCTCTGGTGTGGCTGCCGGGCATGGGCGTTGCCTATTACTACGTTGTTTATATTCTGTATAACTGCGTACTGCGCATTCCCCAAATCATTATTCCGACGCTGACGACGGAAATGACGACCGATTCAACGGTTCGCGCCAAAATAGAGGGGATGAAACAAGCGATAGGCGCCATTGCCACCACTGCGATTTCCGCTTTGCCCGGCGTGATGTTTTTGTGGTTCGGCAAAGATATGGCGGCGTTCACCTGGACCATGATTGTGTGTAATGTTCTGGCATGCGTTGCGCTATTGCTGCAATACCTATGGAGTTTTGAACGACCGGCGGAAGAACTGCATTTTGTCTCCGGCGCCGGCGCCTGGCAGGAGATGAAAATGATTTTCCGCGATTTGGGTTCCACCCTGCGGGTAAAGGCGTTTCGTCAATTGCTGGCGATGTTTATTGCGCAAATATCGGAACGCACCATCTCGGGCTATGTTAATACCTATTTCATCATCTTTGTCATGATGATGAGCCCGACGGTGGTAGCCGGCGCCAACAGCGTCGCCTATCTTTTGGGGTTGTTATTTTTATCCTTTTTTATGTGGTACACGATCAAAACCGACGGCGCCAGATCTTTCCGCTTGGGCGCTTATGTTACGATCGCTGTGTTTGCCGCTTTTGCCTGTCTGGCGATTGTGCGTCCTCCTCATGCGGAAATCTGGCTGATAGCGTTAACGATTATTCTCAATTTCGGCAAAACGGGGATTGCCAACGCCTCTTTTTATCTGATGTCTTTCATCCCCGACGTTGATGAAATCGTTACCCGCGAACGGCGGGAAGCGCTTTTTTCCGGCGTGTTTAATTTTGTGGATACGGTGATTCAGGCGTTGATTATGTTTGCGCTGGGAGTCGTGCTTTCCGCGACGGGATTTCAACAAGGGGTGGATGTACAGCCCGAACTCACTATAGACAGCATCGTTGTCATCTATACCATCGTGCCGTCCTGTCTTGGCCTGTGGGGGATCATCGTTTCCTGGCGTTTTCGCCTTAACAGAGATAATCACCTGCTGATATTGCAGGAAACATCCCGGTTGAAAAAGGGCGGCCATAAAGCGCAGGTCGATCCGCAAACGCGTGCCGCGGTGGAAGAACTGACGGGATTGCCTTATGAACAATGCTGGCGGAGCGCGGCATCGGGACATCTACCTGAACCGGCGGAGAGGAGCATATGA
- a CDS encoding oligogalacturonate-specific porin KdgM family protein, with product MKVSNKAFIFASLFLVSIGQASADVVLRNVSMDYRHEYRLRDRTHYDRLLLATQLPDDYSFAVETKFKTGGSNVKDKYYNDPVLNAVEMTLAKKYQFGNWTISPLFQPEFNSTRTEWKFGVSPWYKINDSWAIGGLYRLELTDYAHDNVCETAGTVCTTNKHRTVNRVDGYLRYSINNLTTTYKIIFQYGDENLFAKKKSNYEQELQFNYALGDKKEWSPYISFGDINRSSSSSERQLRLRAGVAYTFK from the coding sequence ATGAAAGTTTCAAATAAAGCATTTATTTTTGCTTCTCTGTTTCTGGTTTCTATCGGACAGGCGAGCGCCGATGTGGTATTAAGAAATGTATCGATGGATTATCGGCATGAATACCGGTTACGAGATAGGACACACTACGATAGGTTGTTGCTGGCGACACAATTGCCCGATGATTATTCATTCGCTGTCGAAACCAAGTTTAAAACCGGCGGTTCAAACGTCAAGGATAAATATTATAACGATCCGGTGTTAAATGCGGTGGAAATGACGTTGGCTAAAAAGTATCAGTTTGGTAACTGGACGATTTCGCCGTTATTTCAACCAGAATTTAACTCCACGCGCACAGAATGGAAATTCGGCGTTTCACCCTGGTATAAGATTAATGATAGCTGGGCTATCGGCGGACTATATCGTCTGGAGTTAACGGATTATGCGCATGATAACGTCTGTGAAACCGCGGGTACGGTATGTACCACCAATAAGCATCGCACCGTTAACCGGGTTGATGGTTATCTGCGTTATAGCATAAATAATCTGACCACGACATATAAAATTATTTTTCAATATGGCGATGAGAATCTTTTCGCCAAGAAGAAAAGTAATTATGAACAAGAGCTGCAATTTAATTATGCGCTGGGCGACAAAAAAGAATGGAGTCCCTATATAAGTTTCGGCGATATTAACCGTTCCTCCAGTTCCAGCGAGCGGCAACTTCGTTTACGTGCCGGAGTCGCTTATACATTTAAATAA
- a CDS encoding polysaccharide lyase family protein codes for MNKSILLLLGAILAPYGNCADVSPVSLTVSGMKTTLDNGLVKVEFKEDGSAASIIKDGENIVSNLSGAARDPSKTRSAYLDYYVKGVKDFTPERVEVISNSRDMAHVAYIDDKDGLLRLEYHLIIRKGISGIYSYVVAENAGNENVTVSELRNVYRFDPARLDHLYNGIRQGQPLLYGQLEQLSKVQDETWRLPNGEVYSKYDFAGYMRSTPFWGVFGHGVGAWLIHASQEYFSGDALKQDLLVHQDAIILNYMTGAHFGTPDMVVQPGWKKFYGPWLLYINQGDTRQMIDDAWSRSVTEKASWPYRWVDDARYPAKRAQVEGRVLGKQPVTVVLSSSPDEPFDLQTRGYVFQGITDREGRFSIGNVSPGEYQLTVYANSGTQPGVLAQQTVAVNGESRQLPDIALPEAGPVIWAIGQADRQAREFHFGNEARNYHWQNEVPANLTFDIGRSDYQRDWYYAQTKPGKWDIRFAMQPENKTYFLNISLAAASNGSMSNPTAPELAVTVNGKTIQALKYDNDKAIYRGALQSGRYHLARVPITPNLLKKCNNIVSLELKGGSFMYDVVTLSE; via the coding sequence GTGAATAAAAGTATTTTATTACTGCTAGGGGCCATCTTGGCTCCTTATGGTAATTGTGCTGATGTTTCCCCTGTTTCATTAACTGTTTCCGGAATGAAAACCACGCTGGATAATGGGTTGGTTAAGGTTGAATTTAAAGAGGACGGCAGCGCCGCAAGTATTATAAAAGACGGGGAAAATATCGTATCCAACCTTTCCGGGGCGGCGAGAGATCCCAGTAAGACGCGTAGCGCTTATCTGGATTATTACGTTAAAGGCGTAAAAGATTTCACCCCGGAACGCGTCGAAGTTATCAGCAATAGCCGTGATATGGCGCATGTCGCCTATATCGATGATAAAGATGGTTTATTGCGGCTTGAATATCATCTGATTATTCGTAAAGGCATTAGCGGTATTTATAGTTACGTGGTGGCCGAGAATGCCGGAAATGAAAACGTCACGGTTAGTGAATTACGTAACGTATACCGGTTCGATCCCGCGCGGCTTGACCATCTATATAACGGTATTCGTCAAGGACAACCATTGCTTTACGGCCAGCTTGAACAATTATCGAAAGTGCAGGATGAAACCTGGCGTTTGCCGAATGGCGAGGTGTATTCCAAATATGACTTTGCCGGTTATATGCGTTCGACGCCTTTCTGGGGGGTATTCGGTCACGGCGTCGGCGCCTGGTTGATTCACGCTAGTCAGGAGTATTTTTCCGGCGATGCGCTTAAGCAGGATCTCCTGGTACACCAGGATGCCATCATTCTGAACTATATGACCGGCGCTCATTTCGGCACGCCGGATATGGTCGTCCAGCCCGGATGGAAAAAATTCTATGGCCCCTGGTTGCTGTATATCAATCAGGGCGATACGCGGCAGATGATTGACGATGCCTGGAGCCGTTCGGTTACTGAAAAAGCCTCCTGGCCTTATCGCTGGGTGGATGACGCGCGTTATCCTGCGAAGCGCGCTCAGGTGGAGGGGCGGGTACTCGGCAAGCAGCCTGTTACCGTCGTGCTTTCCTCATCGCCGGACGAGCCTTTTGATCTCCAGACGCGCGGTTATGTTTTCCAGGGGATAACGGACAGAGAGGGCCGGTTCAGCATCGGGAACGTCAGTCCGGGGGAATATCAATTGACGGTTTATGCCAATAGCGGTACGCAACCCGGCGTATTGGCGCAGCAAACCGTCGCCGTTAACGGGGAAAGCCGGCAACTCCCCGATATTGCTCTTCCTGAAGCCGGGCCGGTTATCTGGGCGATTGGACAGGCCGATCGTCAGGCCCGCGAATTTCATTTCGGCAATGAAGCGCGTAATTATCATTGGCAGAATGAGGTTCCCGCCAATCTGACTTTCGATATCGGCCGCAGCGATTATCAACGGGACTGGTATTACGCGCAAACCAAGCCGGGAAAATGGGATATTCGCTTTGCCATGCAACCGGAAAATAAAACTTATTTTCTGAATATTTCCCTGGCGGCGGCCAGTAACGGATCGATGAGTAATCCGACCGCGCCTGAATTAGCGGTGACGGTTAACGGAAAAACCATACAAGCCCTGAAATATGATAACGACAAGGCTATCTACCGCGGCGCGTTACAAAGCGGCCGTTATCATTTAGCCCGCGTGCCGATCACGCCCAACCTATTGAAAAAATGTAATAATATCGTCTCTCTTGAATTGAAAGGCGGCAGCTTTATGTATGACGTCGTCACATTAAGCGAATAG
- a CDS encoding HlyD family efflux transporter periplasmic adaptor subunit produces MMQAPTVPAMNKPPASRLSPLRDELILHAGPANRDGSPSWTLEDPLRGLFFRIGWAEMAMLSRWPLGEAAKIVAEINQTLPLVIDIGDVQYFSRFLQANNLTRASGDEALAQFGRQLAGTQISVWRKLLKNYLFFRIPLWHPDRFLAATLSWVEPFFSRWFLALTLMAAALGLFLAGRQWETFKHTFMHFFTLEGAALAGITLCFTKVLHELGHAYTCKRFGARVAAMGVAFLVMMPVLYTDTSGSWKLTRHRQRMAIGAAGMLTELALAAWATLAWSFLPDGMLRSAAFMLAATTWIMTLAINLSPLMRFDGYFLLSDWLQIPNLQQRGFAIGRWRMREWLFGLGDAPPEPFPRWLQRTLVGYAFCVWAYRFVLFTGIAILVYHMAFKLLGMLLFAVEIGYFVIMPVVNELREWSKRRKDYRMNRNMIVTLTISCALLLLSAIPWQGTVYAPALLRAEQQSSLYMPLPAMIERIDVEVGQPVEAGQALFSLSSDALLHEQRQLERQIATLSWQGAFQVFNKETAGEHLRVNQEREAAQQKLAVLKRQSAQLTVRAPMSGVVADVAAPLAIGEWLAQGEWLAVIIKPSGGLVEAFVSEKDWQRLKVGGQGRFYPLDVGSPTLSLTIVDIDHTATRDLSAVPELASIYGGDIAALSDAQRKLHPEQAVYRVLLSLPDGSRGQRQMLRGTVAMDGEAQSLLVRGWKVVSAVLIREMSF; encoded by the coding sequence ATGATGCAGGCGCCGACCGTCCCCGCGATGAATAAACCGCCGGCTTCCCGGCTTAGTCCGCTGCGCGATGAGCTGATTTTGCATGCCGGTCCCGCCAATCGCGACGGTTCGCCCAGTTGGACGCTGGAAGATCCGCTGCGCGGTCTGTTTTTCCGTATCGGCTGGGCGGAGATGGCGATGCTGTCGCGCTGGCCGCTGGGGGAGGCGGCGAAAATCGTCGCAGAGATCAACCAGACGCTGCCGCTGGTTATTGATATCGGCGACGTTCAGTATTTCAGCCGTTTTTTACAGGCCAATAACCTGACGCGGGCGTCGGGCGATGAGGCGCTGGCGCAGTTCGGGCGGCAACTGGCGGGAACGCAGATTTCCGTGTGGCGTAAGCTGCTGAAGAATTATCTGTTTTTTCGCATTCCGCTATGGCATCCGGATCGTTTTCTGGCCGCCACCTTATCGTGGGTTGAACCTTTTTTCAGCCGTTGGTTTTTAGCGCTGACGCTGATGGCGGCGGCGCTGGGGCTGTTTTTAGCCGGGCGCCAGTGGGAAACCTTCAAGCACACCTTTATGCACTTTTTTACCCTGGAAGGGGCCGCGCTGGCGGGGATCACCCTGTGTTTCACCAAGGTGCTGCATGAGCTGGGGCATGCCTATACCTGTAAGCGCTTTGGGGCGCGGGTCGCCGCCATGGGCGTCGCCTTTTTGGTGATGATGCCGGTGTTGTATACCGATACTTCCGGATCGTGGAAGCTGACCCGCCATCGGCAGCGTATGGCGATCGGCGCCGCCGGAATGCTGACCGAATTGGCGCTGGCCGCTTGGGCGACGCTGGCCTGGAGCTTCCTGCCGGACGGTATGCTGCGCAGCGCGGCATTCATGCTGGCGGCCACCACCTGGATTATGACGCTGGCGATCAACCTCAGCCCGTTGATGCGCTTTGACGGCTACTTCCTGCTGTCGGACTGGCTTCAGATCCCCAATCTGCAACAGCGGGGATTCGCCATCGGCCGCTGGCGGATGCGCGAATGGCTGTTCGGATTGGGGGACGCCCCGCCGGAGCCGTTTCCCCGTTGGTTGCAACGCACGCTGGTTGGCTATGCCTTCTGCGTGTGGGCGTACCGCTTCGTGCTGTTTACCGGCATCGCCATTCTGGTTTACCACATGGCGTTCAAATTGCTGGGGATGCTGCTTTTCGCGGTGGAAATCGGCTATTTCGTGATAATGCCCGTGGTTAATGAACTGCGCGAGTGGAGCAAACGCCGCAAGGATTACCGTATGAACCGTAATATGATCGTGACTCTGACCATAAGCTGCGCGCTGTTGCTGTTATCGGCGATCCCCTGGCAGGGCACCGTTTATGCCCCGGCGCTGTTGCGCGCCGAACAGCAAAGCAGCCTGTATATGCCGCTGCCTGCGATGATCGAGCGCATTGATGTTGAGGTCGGTCAGCCGGTGGAGGCGGGACAGGCGCTGTTTTCGCTCTCTTCCGATGCGCTGCTGCATGAACAGCGGCAGTTAGAACGGCAGATCGCCACGCTAAGCTGGCAGGGGGCGTTTCAGGTCTTTAATAAGGAGACTGCCGGTGAACATCTGCGGGTGAATCAGGAGCGTGAGGCGGCGCAGCAAAAACTGGCGGTGCTGAAACGGCAGTCGGCTCAGTTGACGGTGCGCGCGCCGATGAGCGGCGTAGTGGCCGACGTCGCCGCGCCGTTGGCGATCGGCGAGTGGCTGGCGCAGGGCGAATGGTTGGCGGTGATAATCAAGCCGTCCGGCGGACTGGTGGAAGCCTTCGTTTCGGAAAAAGACTGGCAACGGCTGAAAGTGGGCGGGCAGGGGCGGTTTTACCCGCTGGATGTCGGCAGCCCGACTCTGTCGCTGACGATCGTGGATATCGATCATACCGCTACGCGCGATTTAAGCGCCGTGCCTGAACTGGCTTCGATTTACGGCGGCGATATCGCGGCATTAAGCGACGCGCAGCGCAAACTGCATCCTGAGCAAGCCGTTTACCGGGTGCTGCTAAGCCTGCCCGACGGCAGCCGCGGCCAGCGGCAGATGCTGCGCGGAACGGTGGCGATGGACGGCGAGGCGCAAAGCCTGCTGGTACGCGGCTGGAAAGTGGTATCGGCGGTGCTGATCAGGGAAATGTCGTTTTAG